In Capra hircus breed San Clemente chromosome 26, ASM170441v1, whole genome shotgun sequence, the following are encoded in one genomic region:
- the IFIT5 gene encoding interferon-induced protein with tetratricopeptide repeats 5, which produces MSEIPKDCLKTILLELECHFTWNLLKEDIDLFDVEDTIGQQLEFLTTKSRLTLYNLLAYVKHLKGQNEDALKCLKQAEEIIQREHSDKEEVRSLVTWGNYAWVYYYMDQLKEAHKYIDKIGDVCKKLSSPSNYKLERPEIDCEKGWALLKFGGKYYQKAKAAFEKALEAEPDNPEFNIGYAITVYRLDDSDREGSIKSFSLGPLRKAVTLNPDNSYIKVFLALKLQDVHAEAEGEKYIEEILDQISAQPYVLRYAAKFYRRKNSWDKALELLKKALEVTPTSSFLHHQMGLCYRAQMIQIKKATRNRPKGKDKLKVEELITSAISHFKAAVERDSMFAFAYTDLANMYAEGGQYSNAEDIFQKALRLENITDDHKHQIHYHYGRFQEFHRKSENTAIHHYLEALKVKDRSSLRPKLTSALKKLATKRLGYNASDVQSLSALGFVYKLEGEKRQAAEYYERAQKIDPENAEFLTALCELRLSI; this is translated from the coding sequence TGAAATTCCTAAGGACTGCTTGAAGACCATTCTTTTGGAGTTAGAATGTCACTTCACATGGAATTTACTTAAGGAAGACATTGATCTGTTTGATGTAGAAGATACTATCGGGCAACAGCTTGAATTTCTTACCACAAAATCCAGACTTACTCTTTATAACCTATTGGCGTATGTGAAACACCTAAAAGGCCAAAATGAAGATGCGCTAAAGTGCTTGAAACAAGCAGAAGAGATTATACAGCGAGAGCACTCAGACAAAGAAGAAGTACGAAGTCTGGTCACTTGGGGAAACTATGCCTGGGTTTATTATTACATGGATCAGCTTAAAGAAGCTCACAAGTATATAGACAAGATAGGGGACGTCTGCAAGAAATTGTCTAGTCCTTCTAACTACAAGTTGGAGCGTCCAGAGATTGACTGTGAGAAAGGATGGGCACTCTTGAAATTTGGAGGAAAATATTACCAAAAGGCTAAAGCCGCTTTTGAGAAGGCTCTGGAAGCAGAACCAGACAATCCAGAATTTAACATCGGCTATGCCATCACAGTGTATCGGCTGGATGATTCTGACAGAGAAGGGTCTATAAAAAGCTTTTCTCTGGGCCCCCTGAGGAAAGCTGTCACCCTGAACCCAGATAATTCCTATATTAAGGTTTTTCTTGCACTGAAGCTTCAAGATGTACATGCAGAAGCTGAGGGGGAAAAGTATATTGAAGAAATCCTGGACCAGATATCAGCCCAACCTTATGTCCTTCGTTATGCAGCCAAATTCTATAGGAGAAAAAATTCCTGGGACAAAGCTCTAGAACTTTTGAAAAAGGCCTTGGAGGTGACACCAACCTCTTCTTTCTTGCATCACCAAATGGGACTTTGCTACAGGGCACAAATGATCCAAATCAAGAAGGCCACTCGCAACAGACCTAAAGGAAAGGATAAACTGAAAGTTGAGGAGCTGATTACCTCGGCGATTTCTCATTTCAAAGCAGCTGTGGAGCGAGACTCGATGTTTGCATTTGCGTACACGGACCTGGCCAACATGTATGCCGAGGGTGGCCAGTATAGCAATGCTGAAGACATTTTCCAGAAAGCTCTTCGTCTGGAGAACATAACTGATGATCACAAACATCAGATCCACTACCACTATGGCCGCTTTCAGGAATTTCACCGTAAATCAGAAAATACTGCCATCCACCATTATTTAGAAGCCTTAAAGGTCAAAGACAGGTCATCTCTGCGTCCTAAACTGACAAGTGCTCTGAAGAAATTGGCTACTAAGAGACTTGGGTACAACGCTTCAGATGTGCAGAGTTTAAGTGCCCTAGGGTTTGTTTACAAGCTAGAGGGAGAAAAGAGGCAAGCAGCTGAGTACTATGAAAGGGCCCAAAAGATAGATCCAGAAAATGCAGAATTTCTTACTGCTCTCTGTGAGCTTCGACTTTCCATTTAA